A single genomic interval of Pseudorca crassidens isolate mPseCra1 chromosome 19, mPseCra1.hap1, whole genome shotgun sequence harbors:
- the ZNF18 gene encoding zinc finger protein 18 isoform X2, which produces MPVELGQAPVLPPPLAKPKESAFSGPDDTPRGEPSSSEIARQLFRQFPYQVMSGPHETLRQLRKLCSQWLQPEVHTKEQILEILTLEQFLTILPGEIQMWVRKQCPGSGEEAVTLVESLRGDPQKLWQWISIQVLGQEVLSQKAEPESCPLGEAEAHVEVPQELGLQNSACRSGEPLSHIVKEESDSEQGLALAASPLPARPEERLIRDQDFGASLLHTAPQWRHLDSTQKEQYWDLMLETYGKMVSGGISNPKHGLTDPAGFGAELTGPHLHISEKIPRSTCIGDRQENDKENLNLENYRDQDPQASGEPPQTSLSGLFSKDEPRCFGEGENLPEAQENLHGEGTGAQLSPRERNSGTQLGQHLPPLPGEPSMPWLEGKREASPRRQPRAPMAQRLPTCRECGKAFYRNSQLDFHQRTHTGETYFQCPTCKKAFLRSSNFVKHQRIHTGEKPCKCDTCGKGFSDFSGLRHHEKIHTGEKPYKCPICEKSFIQRSNFNRHQRVHTGEKPYKCSRCGKSFSWSSSLAKHQRSHLGKKPFQ; this is translated from the exons ATGCCCGTGGAGCTGGGGCAGGCTCCAGTCCTGCCGCCGCCACTAGCCAAGCCCAAGGAGTCCGCGTTCTCTGGACCAGATGACACCCCTCGAGGGGAGCCCTCCAGCTCTGAGATTGCACGCCAGCTTTTCAGGCAGTTTCCTTACCAGGTGATGTCCGGGCCCCACGAAACCCTGAGACAACTTCGGAAGCTCTGTTCCCAGTGGCTGCAGCCAGAGGTTCACACCAAGGAGCAGATCCTAGAGATCCTGACGTTGGAGCAGTTCCTGACCATCCTGCCCGGGGAGATCCAGATGTGGGTGCGGAAGCAGTGTCCAGGCAGCGGGGAGGAAGCAGTGACCCTTGTGGAGAGCTTGAGGGGGGACCCCCAGAAGCTGTGGCAGTGG ATCAGCATCCAAGTTCTGGGACAGGAAGTCTTATCACAGAAGGCGGAGCCTGAAAGCTGCCCACTGGGGGAAGCGGAGGCCCATGTTGAAGTGCCTCAGGAGCTGGGGCTTCAGAACTCAGCCTGCCGGTCTGGGGAGCCACTGAGCCACATCGTGAAAGAGGAGTCCGACTCGGAACAAGGACTAG CCCTGGCTGCCTCCCCACTTCCTGCCCGACCCGAGGAAAGGCTCATCAGAGACCAAGACTTTGGAGCCTCCCTTCTCCACACAGCACCTCAG TGGAGGCACCTGGATTCCACTCAGAAGGAGCAATACTGGGATCTCATGCTGGAGACTTATGGGAAGATGGTCTCAGGAG gcatttcCAATCCCAAGCATGGCCTGACTGATCCAGCCGGGTTTGGGGCAGAGCTGACAGGACCACACCTACACATCAGTGAGAAGATCCCAAGATCCACCTGCATAG gGGACAGACAGGAGAATGACAAAGAGAACTTAAACTTGGAGAACTACAGGGACCAGGACCCTCAAGCCTCAGGAGAGCCTCCTCAGACTTCCTTGAGTGGCCTCTTCAGCAAGGATGAGCCGAGATGCTTTGGAGAAGGAGAGAATCTCCCCGAGGCCCAGGAGAACCTTCATGGTGAGGGGACAGGGGCGCAGCTCTCTCCCCGAGAGAGGAATTCCGGGACACAGCTGGGTCAGCATCTGCCACCTCTTCCCGGAGAGCCGTCCATGCCATggctggaggggaagagagaggcctCCCCACGACGGCAGCCGAGAGCCCCCATGGCCCAGAGACTCCCTACCTGCAGggagtgtgggaaagccttctACCGGAATTCCCAGCTGGATTTTCACCAAagaactcacactggagagaCGTACTTTCAGTGCCCCACCTGCAAAAAAGCCTTTCTGCGGAGTTCAAACTTCGTGAAGCATCAGCGAATCCACACAGGCGAGAAGCCCTGCAAGTGTGATACGTGTGGGAAGGGCTTTAGCGACTTCTCGGGGCTGCGCCACCACGAGAAAATCCACACGGGGGAGAAGCCCTATAAGTGCCCCATCTGTGAGAAGAGTTTTATTCAGAGATCCAACTTTAATAGGCATCAGAGGgttcacacaggagagaaaccgtATAAGTGCTCCCGCTGTGGGAAAAGTTTCAGCTGGAGCTCAAGCCTTGCCAAACATCAAAGATCCCATTTGGGAAAGAAGCCCTTTCAATAG
- the ZNF18 gene encoding zinc finger protein 18 isoform X1 → MPVELGQAPVLPPPLAKPKESAFSGPDDTPRGEPSSSEIARQLFRQFPYQVMSGPHETLRQLRKLCSQWLQPEVHTKEQILEILTLEQFLTILPGEIQMWVRKQCPGSGEEAVTLVESLRGDPQKLWQWISIQVLGQEVLSQKAEPESCPLGEAEAHVEVPQELGLQNSACRSGEPLSHIVKEESDSEQGLALAASPLPARPEERLIRDQDFGASLLHTAPQEQWRHLDSTQKEQYWDLMLETYGKMVSGGISNPKHGLTDPAGFGAELTGPHLHISEKIPRSTCIGDRQENDKENLNLENYRDQDPQASGEPPQTSLSGLFSKDEPRCFGEGENLPEAQENLHGEGTGAQLSPRERNSGTQLGQHLPPLPGEPSMPWLEGKREASPRRQPRAPMAQRLPTCRECGKAFYRNSQLDFHQRTHTGETYFQCPTCKKAFLRSSNFVKHQRIHTGEKPCKCDTCGKGFSDFSGLRHHEKIHTGEKPYKCPICEKSFIQRSNFNRHQRVHTGEKPYKCSRCGKSFSWSSSLAKHQRSHLGKKPFQ, encoded by the exons ATGCCCGTGGAGCTGGGGCAGGCTCCAGTCCTGCCGCCGCCACTAGCCAAGCCCAAGGAGTCCGCGTTCTCTGGACCAGATGACACCCCTCGAGGGGAGCCCTCCAGCTCTGAGATTGCACGCCAGCTTTTCAGGCAGTTTCCTTACCAGGTGATGTCCGGGCCCCACGAAACCCTGAGACAACTTCGGAAGCTCTGTTCCCAGTGGCTGCAGCCAGAGGTTCACACCAAGGAGCAGATCCTAGAGATCCTGACGTTGGAGCAGTTCCTGACCATCCTGCCCGGGGAGATCCAGATGTGGGTGCGGAAGCAGTGTCCAGGCAGCGGGGAGGAAGCAGTGACCCTTGTGGAGAGCTTGAGGGGGGACCCCCAGAAGCTGTGGCAGTGG ATCAGCATCCAAGTTCTGGGACAGGAAGTCTTATCACAGAAGGCGGAGCCTGAAAGCTGCCCACTGGGGGAAGCGGAGGCCCATGTTGAAGTGCCTCAGGAGCTGGGGCTTCAGAACTCAGCCTGCCGGTCTGGGGAGCCACTGAGCCACATCGTGAAAGAGGAGTCCGACTCGGAACAAGGACTAG CCCTGGCTGCCTCCCCACTTCCTGCCCGACCCGAGGAAAGGCTCATCAGAGACCAAGACTTTGGAGCCTCCCTTCTCCACACAGCACCTCAG GAGCAGTGGAGGCACCTGGATTCCACTCAGAAGGAGCAATACTGGGATCTCATGCTGGAGACTTATGGGAAGATGGTCTCAGGAG gcatttcCAATCCCAAGCATGGCCTGACTGATCCAGCCGGGTTTGGGGCAGAGCTGACAGGACCACACCTACACATCAGTGAGAAGATCCCAAGATCCACCTGCATAG gGGACAGACAGGAGAATGACAAAGAGAACTTAAACTTGGAGAACTACAGGGACCAGGACCCTCAAGCCTCAGGAGAGCCTCCTCAGACTTCCTTGAGTGGCCTCTTCAGCAAGGATGAGCCGAGATGCTTTGGAGAAGGAGAGAATCTCCCCGAGGCCCAGGAGAACCTTCATGGTGAGGGGACAGGGGCGCAGCTCTCTCCCCGAGAGAGGAATTCCGGGACACAGCTGGGTCAGCATCTGCCACCTCTTCCCGGAGAGCCGTCCATGCCATggctggaggggaagagagaggcctCCCCACGACGGCAGCCGAGAGCCCCCATGGCCCAGAGACTCCCTACCTGCAGggagtgtgggaaagccttctACCGGAATTCCCAGCTGGATTTTCACCAAagaactcacactggagagaCGTACTTTCAGTGCCCCACCTGCAAAAAAGCCTTTCTGCGGAGTTCAAACTTCGTGAAGCATCAGCGAATCCACACAGGCGAGAAGCCCTGCAAGTGTGATACGTGTGGGAAGGGCTTTAGCGACTTCTCGGGGCTGCGCCACCACGAGAAAATCCACACGGGGGAGAAGCCCTATAAGTGCCCCATCTGTGAGAAGAGTTTTATTCAGAGATCCAACTTTAATAGGCATCAGAGGgttcacacaggagagaaaccgtATAAGTGCTCCCGCTGTGGGAAAAGTTTCAGCTGGAGCTCAAGCCTTGCCAAACATCAAAGATCCCATTTGGGAAAGAAGCCCTTTCAATAG